The Juglans regia cultivar Chandler chromosome 10, Walnut 2.0, whole genome shotgun sequence genome includes the window gaggtttacagcggaaaacatcaatcttaaaataaaaaggcctctcatacaattaaaactctcatgcctagactttcgtgctcttccttTTTGGTCGTGTCCATCCTGACGCATTCTACTCATTTAGTTCCTGTgaggggaggggcatacataaaactaaaatgagtcgaatactcaataaacatTACTtaatacagttaaaatatactaacataggttttcagtcatgcattcatcatttcatacatactatacgtataTGAGACATGCATtccttttgaaaacatcactaggcggagtttttctttgaaaatgagttttcttttcgtaaaaagTTTCTTCCGTCAgtaccttcatttcttaaaaagtttgatgcattcatacattctttcttgacactttctttggccggtacacactgttatgccccgtgtgttggggttagcgatTTTCCTTTGGACTTggattctgcccgtggccacgAGTTGGGAACTCCTTTCAGttaggggcagcactgggtgcactaccactactacttacccggcattgcaatctgcccagtccTTTGGTAACTTTTCATTTAgtcatggccgttacgtattttcatgcaTTGAAATGTTCATTTCCTttcagtcatttccttttcaatcattttcatttaatagttcattcatgaaaaaatgtcatttaaaagcatgggcttaaacatcatctttgaTGACATCCTTTAAAGTATCAGTTCATATGGACATTTTAATATCGGTTCAtcgggacattttaaaacactttctttgcatcatttaaagcatcacttaAAGCACAAAGCATAAGCCTCACATCtcattttgtgaaaatatatacaatagatactacatatagtcatccattcacatgcatacacttAACACTTTGGTTGCATAAAAGGGGGCTGCCAAGAAGGGCCATACATACGTATACTTTTAAACTCTTAGCAtgcttttcataaaacatcgtttcattttgttttataaagCAACGTAAAgagaaacatttcattttctttattttcatatcattcAGAAAActttagaagagtatgaacataatacttacatgAACTCTATGCTATACTtatttcatgcagtccattcatgtgcgtgtcagatggcaacctacatgcatccACATAACCTTAGTGTCATTCTCTGTCTAGTGCATAAGCAATTAAACTAGAAgtagaactacacttcacttggaaacACTCTCATTTTATCCTGTGCTCTTACGTGACccttactatgctaaaaccttcgggatctatttacggtcactacctcttccaatcTCAAGGTTTTACcttgagtgctcatccactaaagtgaatcTCCACAATTCACGCTAGGGTTAAGACACAaagaccttcgtcttactcttcctattgaccacatttcgacgcatgattccaaTCGACagagtcacgcatcccaatcctagacaatacactaGTCTATACCTTCATAcatcttagctcacactaaatcctcattcccatccatacacgccacatGGCTTTAATACAATtcgtccggcacatgtgtctaactaGATGCACATGTACCCTACCTCTTTATcacttaagatcaacatataacacgttgatcacctacTTGTATAAACAAGCCCATACTCCAATAtgaaccttctcttaacccggctaacatgactcttcatgctacctgtCCCTcttgatagttcatcccaaaaCTTAACGCAATAAGACTCCGTTCATAACTACactttatgtcacgtcatatagcacaagactactcccaagctacatcgtgaccttgtcacgtcaccaGACATCCCTTTGTCATTTCTTCGCCAACTCCTAAGtcatcatgagtacggtccctcacgtactcctatcacatcgtgacatctcgtcacattCCCGTTACATCGCtcttacactaactcctcactcATCACTAGCATGACTTCTTTTTTAACAATGTCACTTTGTGGCATTCCCTTGTCAAGGTTCCGCTGCGCTACTCTTACACTATTATGTCACCtcacacatactcccagccCTAAGCCAACTACacggtgacacctgtcacctcagactaaTGGCTACATCATAGCTACTTCAGGACACTATTCTACAGTTCTTGACACTACTCATCACACTCTACGCTCATCAACTACGCAACTATCCTTATCTTCGCAACAAGCCACACGATGTATCgcttcacctcatggagtatactccacgtgtactccattcacacacgctacgccacatcaccattatgacatacacgccatatggtgcatcgctccaccacatggagtatactccatgtgtactcccttcacacattaTGCCACTTCACTATTGTACATTTCACACCCACACTTcacagcatagtccacaacacttcacaacacacTACACAGATACGCCCAACACCTTACTACACAGTGAACTCCACAATTACtaatagcacagtccacaacctaaccaaccaactaacataatAACGAAGATAAATGgaaagagagttataccatcaatacgataacccgtgcgttgctcgctgTCTGGCATGGCCAGTGGCGTTGGAAGCCAGTAGCTTGGGCAGTAGCGGTCACTACCATGACCTTACGACGGGACTATCTCTGGGACTGGATCTAGGATTTTGGCTACTAGATCTAGGTTGTGCGAGGGTGGCCGACATGGTGGGGAGTCCGTGGGTGGCAGCTAAGGTCATGTATAGTGGCTATTCACCTTACATGGTGGCTATCCACCACATAAAGTAGCAGTTTGGGCTGAGGGCTAGGCCAGGGGAGGTTAAGGGGGGCTGAAGGTGGTCTCGTGGTGGCTGGGGTGGCGGAGCACGGTGGAGCCGTGGGTTTCCATGGGGAATCCATGTGTCTCAAATAGGGGAAATGGAGAGGGAGCTTGGTTGATTGTtggctggccatggaggagctgagggaggtgcggtggagctAGTGGTGGCATCGGTAAGTTGGCATGATAGCCTACGGAAGCAAATCTGGGCCAAATGGTTGGAGAGGAGCCATGGGAAAGAGAGAGGCTTGAGAGAGGTGGAGGTCTTGGCTGGCCCAAAAGAGCTCGGGGAGGAGTCATGGTGGTGGCTGTCGGTGGTGGTGAAGTCGTGTGAGACCCATTTATGGGTAGTGTGCATGTGTACGATGGAGAGTGAGAGGGAGGCTAGGCATGGAGGGTGGAAGCGTTGCCGGTGAGAGGAGAGGCcattggtggtggtgcggtggcctggAGGGCTGCATACGGCAGTGCAAGGGGGAGAGAAATGGATGAAACCCATTTTGGTTGGGCTACCGtaggaggggagagagagagttgcgtGTGGGGAGCTTGGTGGTGGTTAGCTTGGTCGCTGGCGTGAGGGGGAGTCAtcgatggtggtggtgaggttGGGTGGCGCACAACAAGGGGTGCGTAAGCtgaagggagaagagagagagagagggaaagggaaagtgagggagaaaggctAGGGGCTTGGATATTTAATTCGGGCCCTTCATCTTAGGATCTTCAAGACAATCTAACGCTGagctttaaatactgatttgaaaatgcttaaacattaacttaactaaaaaGTACtcagaggaattaagatagaatattatttaaactaaactttagtttataaaataatattccttcatcattaataaaatggtgaagtcttatttaatatctttaagagaataaaaccatctaattaattagagttttcaacataatttaaatcccataatattttaaataactaaaatcacattgataaaatgattttctacaattatgatatttttggagctattcaaaaatattataattgtcttacttAAAATCAAGCTTGATTCAATTATACTGGAAATACtccatataattattttcaagacatttaaaatattcgagggctttaaaacactgggctCACTTTAAAAATCAACTGCTAACATTAAAAACACGCCTTTGAGGTTTAGCAGGCATAACGAGGCTCACGGTCGCTAGAGAGAAGGGGCGTACTATTACATCCTCTCCTCTTTGTAATAATGTTTACATCAGAAagaaggagcggggtgttacagtccAGGCcaattttggttaatttttacacccctatatatactatatatattttttggaaccTCCATACTTTATTGAAATGAACCCTCACTTATAGCGGAGGAAAACCAAAACACCAGTCATATAGCCACAAACTAAAAACTTACAATGAAACTATACCAAACCCAACAAAACCCAAAGTAAAACATTATTCCCTAAAACTAGACAAACCAAAATAATCCAATCTTAGCAAACCTCTCACCTGGTGGGGTAAATCATCAGTACCCaagtttgtaaaatttcttCCTCCCTCACCCAGCCTTGCCAAAAAATTCGCCACTTTATTCTATTCCCTAAACTGATGAGCAATTATGTAATCAAAATATTGGATAAGCTCAATAAGctcatcccaaaaatcccataaataccaaacTGTATATGAAAAGTTTTCCAACGCTTGAACCACTAACATAGAATCACATTCTATCTCTAACTTTCTTATATCAAGATCCCTGCAAAGTAATAAACCATGAATTAAAGCACGAAGTTCAACTTCATTATTTGTACCATGAGTAAACTTTGCCAAGAAAGCTGCCACTAGTTTCCCTCTATCATTACGGACcacaccaccacctccacaacTGCCTAGATTACCTCTGCAAGCACCGTCTACATTAAGCTTGAACCAACTAGCCCGAGGCTGTGTCCAAGAGATCATCATTGGTTGACGTCGAAAGTTAGAAAAGATTGAAACGCCAAGCTCCTTCACGATCGCACCATCTAGAGTAGAAACAACACCTGCCCTTTGAATCTTCCCTGAAATTAACATCAACCACGTCTTAATTGAAAACCAAACACTATCCACTAAATCACATCTTCCTTCCATCCTAGCTGAACACCTCCACTTCCATAGTTTCCATGATATCAAAATAGGTAGCAACCCGATTAGGACTCCCTTTTAACTAGATTTTTTTGCACACCTAAACCAATGACATACACGCTGCCACCTGTTCAAAGATGGCAAAAACTTCACACCCAAAGCAATCAACACCCTCTTCAATAATTCCTTGGAAATTTCACCTGAATTTAAAACATGTTCTCTATACTCTCTTTCTCCCAATCTACAACAGTTGCATCGCGAAGCTAATTGAACACCCACAGATTGAACTCGTGCATCCACAGGAAGACAATTAAACTTTGCTTTCCACAAAAAAACAAAGGCTTTTTTCAGTAGAAGGTTATGCCAAATCCAGTCCATACCTTCCAACTTAGCTCCTTTTAATCGATCCAATTCCAAAGCTGAAGCTGAAGAAAAATGGCCATCATGACTTGGTTTCCAGATCACAACATCCTTTCCTACAAGACCACGAGACACTGCAGCTATAATTTCATTTGCCTTGTTACACCCAACCAAGCTTTCAAACAACTGCACATCCCAATAACTATCAACCCAaacatctttaatcttcaagtCAGGACACGAGATTAAAGAATTCAAAATAGCTAGAGGGCCATTAGACATccatttatcaaaccaaaacGAAATGTTAccctctctatatataatatataatatatattgtaatgcATGTCCTTGTGATGAgcctttttataaaatgtttttagaaaggacgacgagttcgatttaaaaccttttacttccatacctagggtgcaagactctacgtttataaaataaaatgtgctttagaataaaagaggtttacagggGACAACattaatcttacaataaaaaaGATCTCTcgtacaattaaaactcatgaCAAGACTTCGTTCACatctacgccttatgtcacgtcatatagctcgagactactcccatgttacaccgtgaccttgtcacattACCTGACATCCCACTACGTTatttctacgccaactcctaactcatcacgagtacggttcctcacgtactcctgtcacatcgtgacatctcgtcacgttcttGCTACACTAtttctacactaactcctcacccatcataagcactACTACCAGtggtcatgtcacttcgtgacattccctaGTCATGCTTTTgttgcgtactcttacacttgttctgctacttcacacatactcctagctataagtcaattacggtgacacctgtcacccCAGACTATAGGCCACATATAAGCTACTtagggacactgttccacaattcctgacactactcatcacgatccatgcccatcaatcacacaaccatccttatctctgcaaCACGCCACATGGAGTGTTGCTGCCTCGTGGCATAcattccacgtatactcccttttCACACAATaagccacatcaccattatggcatacccaccatatggtacattactccaccacatggagtacactccatgtgtactcccttcacacacgctacgccacatcactactatggcatacccaccatatggtgcatcactctaccacatagagtacactccatgtgtactcccttcacacacactatgccacatcaccattatggcatacccaccatatggtgcatcactccaccacatggagtacactccacgtgtactctcttcacaCACACTGCGCCACATCACCAtgatggcatacccgccatatgctgcatcattccaccacatggagtacacttcacgtgtactcccttcacacacgctacgccacataaccactatggcatacccgccatatggtgcatcactccaccacagtgtactcccttcacacatgttacgccacatcaccattatggcatacccgccatatggtgcatcattcgaccacatggagtacacttcacgtgtactcccttcacacacatagagtacactcaatGTGTACTGTTCCGatccacatgccacatcaccaatacAGCACAAACTCCCCAACCACACTAcgcaacacagtccacaacacttcacagcacacttcccaactatgctccacacttcactacacagaatgcccaacacttcactacacctCACATCACAATACagcgaactccacaatactaacagcacaatccacaacctaatcaactaatcaacatctaacataaatcaCGAAGGATAGAGGGTACTCCATGTGGTCGTACCTCCCTCACTCAAAACTCACCTCCAAGGCTCTCATCCTTCCTCAAGCCTCCTCGTTTCATCTTCCCCTTCCTCTGATCTGCCACTTCATAGCTTTTAGGAAAGACTTTTCCTAGCGCCACCGCCACCCACCACTCCCAGCAGTGTTCTAGTGGCCGTTCGGCCACCCCCTTGGCTTTCCCTTTCCATTCCCAACTTCCTCCTCCCTTGATTTCACCCAACCTATGAGCTAAGGCTCACTTTAGCCATTGCTCTACCGTGCTTCACCACTCTTTGCCTCAAAAATCTCTCCACCTCCCACTATCACGACAGATTTGCCTCCTTTTATATTTTCCTAGTCATAGATCTCTTTCAATTTATCTATATCCGCCACTGCCTCCATCACACCGCCACTATACTCCGCCCCTCCAGATACCACCACAGTAAGCCGCATGGCACTCACCCTGTTTAAAAAGGCCCGATTTGAATAACTGTTTTTCTTCCATCTGTGCAGTGACAAACGCTCACGCACGCTCGAGGGATACATGAATTCATCGCGCTTAATCATCCAGAAATTGCCCTTCCACTGTTGTAAGTAAATTCCTAAATTGACCCTCGAAATACTAACGTGGAATAAATTATTGTCTGAATGTTGCTGCAATTTGGTTGTGAATGAGAAGCGGTTGGGGGCCTCGTGGAGCGTTGGGTTACATTAATGTACTTGGTGATGAATGTAGACCTAGGGTCGGGCGGAGTGTTAGGAATTGTGTGTAGTTTGGAAAGTGGAAAATCGTTGGGACTGTGACAACTGTGATGTTTGTATGATGAACTATATGATACTTGGGTGTATTATGCCATGCCATCCAATAATATCTTGTCATGCATAtgcatttttattgttattgctGGTCATGATTTGTTAATTGTGCTTTGCCCTGTGGTTAAGCTATGAAACTAGAAAAACTGTATTTCGGTGTCAAAagattaaaagaatattttgtaggtgcgtgtgtatcacgaccccaagccgagattgGGTATTGTCTCGGTAGAGCTCCTCTCGTCACTCGGGAGCATGTAAAACTGAGTGATGTTCCTTGAGTTGTCGTTGGGTGACAGCAGGCTCAGCcgagatggtaacgctcttGTTATGACTCCATGGCCCTTCTGCTGGCAAGGGCAAGAGGATGTTTGGTTACATATGCACTGGGCATGGAGCTGGACATTACTCATTACGAAGTCACATGCATGGTCATTACCCGTGGTGTGATGAAGGAGCCAAAGTATGTAGATGGTCCTTAGAGGAGACCATTGTGCACACCGTAATAAATGAATGTCAACTATGTACAAATGTGATTTTTTGGCATTAGTGGCTTTAATTGAAACAATTTTGGTAAAGGTtacaaaaatatgtattttggGATAATCTCTCGTGATTGTTGTGCTTGTTTGTTTGGTATGTTTCCATGTTCAAAATTCCTTGTTGTTAATCTGTGGATTTATTTGCTGAGATTGCGagatctcattgtggtgttccCACCTATGATTCCATTTTATTgaaccatagactttgatgcaaaGGACTGGTTTGAGCATGAGGGACCGACCCCACCTAAGGAGTAATGACTTGGGGTTTATTTCTGTTGTGGTTGAtgcagttttattt containing:
- the LOC118349649 gene encoding uncharacterized protein LOC118349649 gives rise to the protein MSNGPLAILNSLISCPDLKIKDVWVDSYWDVQLFESLVGCNKANEIIAAVSRGLVGKDVVIWKPSHDGHFSSASALELDRLKGAKLEGKIQRAGVVSTLDGAIVKELGVSIFSNFRRQPMMISWTQPRASWFKLNVDGACRGNLGSCGGGGVVRNDRGKLVAAFLAKFTHGTNNEVELRALIHGLLLCRDLDIRKLEIECDSMLVVQALENFSYTVWYLWDFWDELIELIQYFDYIIAHQFRE